From Argopecten irradians isolate NY chromosome 12, Ai_NY, whole genome shotgun sequence, one genomic window encodes:
- the LOC138336872 gene encoding uncharacterized protein, whose amino-acid sequence MQRFLPQYVTRIIFILWIKIFFEISDSITMTDLCLLSPLKRKFIENWIHEVTRSYADGTICRVVLSSIAYDPDDREECARPNDQTLIRISNHEKHKKFVDYTTNNNNNNNSQVQQLPAVTLSYINAEKLKKNDNKDVSMFGYEMYNDKNRDKNDQRDENKRFIIVDPQMITPSGHTAVVRKSVQKHHENEAPHTRVQRESSFTYRKETKEFYAKCKLHSSNKNGFVISRSNFRNQGAWKNHSFLDLPIRFRHDSQKANRASQLTINSKDSPSSAQKIDGNANATRRTESHNTKMITTAVWAW is encoded by the coding sequence ATGCAGCGCTTCTTGCCCCAGTATGTGACCCGTATAATATTCATTCTCTggattaagatattttttgaGATTTCTGATTCCATCACTATGACGGACTTGTGTTTACTTTCGCCATTAAAACGGAAGTTCATCGAGAATTGGATCCACGAGGTAACGAGGAGCTATGCGGATGGGACTATTTGTCGTGTGGTTCTCAGCTCGATCGCTTACGACCCGGACGACCGTGAGGAATGTGCTCGACCCAATGATCAAACACTTATCCGGATCTCAAACcatgaaaaacacaaaaagtTCGTGGATTATAcaacaaataacaataacaacaacaatagcCAGGTGCAGCAACTTCCGGCCGTGACGTTGTCATACATAAATGCAGAAAAACTTAAAAAGAACGACAATAAGGACGTTTCTATGTTTGGATATGAGATGTACAACGACAAAAACAGAGACAAAAACGACCAGCGAGACGAAAACAAAAGATTTATCATCGTCGATCCACAGATGATAACCCCTTCCGGTCACACGGCGGTGGTCCGGAAGTCCGTCCAAAAACACCATGAGAACGAGGCTCCACATACACGTGTGCAAAGAGAATCTTCGTTCACGTACAGAAAAGAGACAAAGGAATTTTATGCTAAATGTAAGCTCCATTCAAGCAACAAAAATGGTTTTGTGATATCGCGTTCAAACTTCCGAAATCAAGGTGCATGGAAAAATCACAGTTTTCTGGACTTGCCGATACGATTTAGACATGATTCTCAGAAGGCAAATCGTGCCTCTCAGTTGACGATTAACTCTAAGGACTCGCCATCTTCCGCTCAGAAAATTGACGGAAACGCCAACGCTACACGGAGAACTGAGAGTCATAACACCAAAATGATCACTACTGCAGTTTGGGCATGGTGA